The following proteins are encoded in a genomic region of Reichenbachiella sp.:
- a CDS encoding acetyl-CoA C-acyltransferase yields the protein MEAYIVNGYRTAIGKSKRGGFRFTRPDDLAADVIKHLVADVPALDPKRIDDLIVGNAIPEAEQGMQMGRMISLLSLPIEVPGVTVNRYCGSGLETIAIAAARIKAGMANCIIAGGTESMSLVPMLGYKTALNWKIAEKTPEYYLGMGLTAEEIAEDYKISREEADEFSVKSHDKALAALAEGKFKDEIVPITVKETYVNEEGKKAEREYVVDTDEGPRAGTSMEGLSRLKPAFKMGGVVTAGNSSQTSDGAAFVMVMSEAMVKELKLEPVARMVTYTAAGVDPRIMGIGPVAAIPKALKQAGLKLNDIDQFELNEAFATQSLAVIKEAGLDPEKINPNGGAIALGHPLGCSGAKLSVQLINEMRRRKQKYGMVTACVGGGQGVAGIYEFLK from the coding sequence ATGGAAGCATATATAGTAAACGGATATAGAACAGCAATTGGCAAATCAAAAAGAGGTGGGTTTAGATTCACACGACCAGATGATTTGGCTGCTGATGTGATCAAGCACTTGGTAGCTGATGTGCCAGCGCTCGACCCAAAAAGAATAGATGATTTAATTGTAGGGAATGCCATTCCCGAAGCGGAACAAGGTATGCAAATGGGAAGAATGATTTCTCTTCTTTCTCTCCCGATTGAAGTACCAGGAGTTACGGTCAATAGATATTGTGGATCTGGATTGGAAACTATCGCTATCGCTGCTGCAAGAATCAAAGCAGGAATGGCGAATTGTATTATCGCTGGAGGAACGGAGTCCATGTCTTTGGTTCCGATGCTAGGATACAAAACAGCACTGAACTGGAAAATTGCAGAAAAAACACCTGAATATTATTTGGGCATGGGGCTGACGGCTGAGGAAATAGCTGAGGATTACAAGATTTCTAGAGAAGAGGCAGACGAGTTTTCTGTAAAATCTCATGACAAAGCATTGGCCGCATTGGCAGAAGGAAAATTCAAAGATGAGATCGTGCCGATCACCGTCAAAGAAACTTATGTGAACGAAGAAGGCAAAAAAGCCGAGCGTGAATATGTAGTGGATACTGACGAAGGACCTCGAGCAGGAACATCTATGGAAGGTTTGTCTAGGTTAAAGCCTGCCTTTAAAATGGGTGGTGTTGTCACAGCGGGAAATTCTTCTCAAACTTCAGATGGTGCCGCTTTCGTAATGGTGATGTCTGAAGCGATGGTGAAAGAATTGAAACTGGAGCCGGTGGCTAGAATGGTGACCTACACTGCTGCAGGTGTTGATCCGAGAATTATGGGGATTGGTCCAGTGGCTGCTATTCCGAAAGCATTGAAGCAGGCCGGATTGAAACTGAATGACATCGATCAATTCGAATTGAACGAAGCCTTCGCCACGCAATCCTTGGCTGTTATAAAGGAGGCGGGACTAGATCCGGAGAAGATCAACCCGAATGGAGGGGCTATTGCCTTAGGTCATCCGCTAGGATGCTCAGGAGCGAAGCTATCCGTTCAGTTGATCAATGAAATGCGAAGAAGAAAACAAAAGTATGGAATGGTAA